One genomic segment of Rubripirellula tenax includes these proteins:
- a CDS encoding LamG-like jellyroll fold domain-containing protein: MTEEENKELESLLMELTEGELSSEQSHRLAEVIRQHPAAKQQYLEYCQVHTMLAWEHGVLGDLQMRDLSDTPEPPSDSFSFWKPLGTAAALVLAGVILWPQSGAPSKMKPGETVASLTRSVAASLELFGASSDFNNGSAVRTGCYQLDEGLVQITFESGVEVVIEAPASFEIHGPEFMILNEGRLAANVTPEGVGFTVETPDAEVVDYGTEFAIEVVCERSSEVHVFKGEVEVQPKQRDTSIDPVRLVTNQATRIDHSTLIPLGISVDDQRFLRSLDEPDPTYIGNVRELLPLAYYRMAVIDDGLTLKDAAKGHENTASVVKGDTRRQPFAPGRIGSSLRLDGPRKGVYAQISSGLELPTTEFTIMAWIRTQTLPRNAVLVSDMNLSGDETFRFGLVGDHGHLGLTLANGKRFLQIVDSSPLPLEDWTHVAVVKTTESLRLYRNGALVSSEPLNGFQAQSHNRFSIGGIPKESGGKKRNRRSGFWHGRIDELAFFGSALTSEQIENLFQLTPSI; this comes from the coding sequence ATGACAGAGGAAGAGAACAAAGAACTGGAGTCTCTCCTCATGGAACTTACGGAGGGCGAGCTTTCGTCGGAACAAAGTCATCGTTTGGCGGAGGTGATTCGTCAGCATCCGGCGGCAAAACAACAGTACCTCGAATACTGCCAGGTTCACACCATGCTTGCATGGGAACACGGTGTGTTGGGGGATCTACAGATGCGGGATCTTTCAGACACACCCGAACCTCCCTCAGATTCCTTCAGCTTTTGGAAACCATTGGGCACGGCCGCCGCGCTGGTGCTGGCCGGAGTGATCCTGTGGCCACAATCGGGCGCACCATCAAAAATGAAACCAGGCGAAACGGTCGCTTCTCTGACCCGGAGCGTGGCCGCCAGTCTGGAACTGTTCGGCGCATCGTCTGACTTCAACAATGGCAGCGCCGTAAGAACCGGCTGTTACCAACTTGACGAAGGCCTTGTTCAAATCACCTTTGAATCAGGTGTCGAAGTGGTCATCGAAGCACCGGCCTCTTTCGAGATTCATGGCCCTGAGTTCATGATCTTGAACGAAGGACGTCTGGCGGCCAATGTAACTCCGGAGGGTGTCGGCTTCACAGTGGAAACGCCGGATGCTGAAGTGGTTGATTACGGTACAGAATTCGCAATCGAAGTCGTGTGCGAACGCAGCAGTGAAGTCCACGTGTTCAAAGGGGAAGTGGAAGTGCAACCCAAGCAGCGGGACACCTCGATAGATCCCGTTCGTCTTGTCACGAATCAGGCGACTCGCATCGATCACTCGACTCTCATCCCTCTCGGCATCTCCGTAGACGATCAGAGATTTCTCAGAAGTCTCGATGAGCCGGACCCAACTTATATTGGAAACGTTCGTGAACTTCTGCCGCTCGCTTACTATCGCATGGCGGTTATCGACGACGGACTTACCTTGAAGGATGCTGCCAAAGGTCATGAAAATACGGCCTCCGTCGTGAAAGGTGATACGCGGCGCCAACCATTCGCTCCGGGCCGTATCGGTTCATCCCTTCGTCTGGATGGGCCTAGAAAGGGAGTGTATGCACAGATCTCTTCAGGCCTCGAACTCCCAACAACAGAGTTCACCATCATGGCTTGGATCCGCACCCAGACATTGCCAAGGAACGCAGTTCTTGTCTCAGACATGAATCTCTCGGGCGACGAAACATTTCGCTTTGGGCTTGTTGGCGATCATGGGCATTTGGGCCTCACCCTCGCCAACGGAAAGCGGTTTCTGCAGATAGTGGATTCGTCACCATTGCCTCTCGAAGATTGGACACATGTTGCCGTCGTAAAGACGACTGAAAGTTTGCGGCTATACAGAAACGGAGCCCTCGTTTCCTCAGAGCCTTTAAATGGGTTTCAAGCACAATCGCACAACCGTTTCAGCATCGGGGGAATCCCTAAAGAGTCCGGCGGCAAGAAACGAAATCGAAGATCGGGCTTCTGGCATGGGCGGATCGACGAACTTGCCTTCTTCGGATCAGCTCTGACCAGCGAACAGATTGAAAACCTGTTTCAACTCACCCCATCCATCTAA
- a CDS encoding MTH1187 family thiamine-binding protein has translation MKVIVDLCVVPMGVGISVGKYVAECQKVLQEAGLKHQLHAYGTNIEGDWDEVFAAVKRCHERVHEMGAPRITTSIKVGTRTDREQSMQDKIDSVTKMET, from the coding sequence ATGAAAGTCATCGTTGATCTGTGTGTCGTCCCGATGGGCGTTGGTATCTCGGTGGGCAAGTACGTCGCTGAATGCCAAAAGGTGCTGCAAGAGGCTGGGTTGAAACACCAGCTTCACGCATACGGCACGAACATCGAGGGCGACTGGGACGAAGTCTTTGCCGCGGTGAAGCGTTGCCACGAACGTGTTCACGAAATGGGTGCTCCGCGAATCACCACGAGCATCAAAGTCGGAACCCGGACGGATCGCGAGCAGTCGATGCAGGACAAAATCGACAGTGTGACCAAGATGGAAACTTAG
- a CDS encoding low molecular weight protein tyrosine phosphatase family protein — protein MSRLNIMFLCSKNQWRSPTAEAIYRRDERVSVRSRGTAKAAVQTIRSDDIAWADVILVMEDKHRQRVLADFPGEAKFKPIYVLDIPDDYQFMDDELGELIRSAAEPIIERLRQSSLGPDR, from the coding sequence ATGAGTCGACTCAACATCATGTTCTTGTGCAGCAAGAACCAGTGGCGGAGTCCGACGGCGGAGGCGATTTACCGACGTGATGAGCGTGTGTCTGTTCGTTCGCGTGGCACGGCAAAGGCGGCGGTGCAGACGATTCGTTCGGACGATATCGCTTGGGCGGACGTGATTCTGGTGATGGAAGACAAACATCGGCAGCGAGTTTTGGCCGACTTTCCTGGCGAAGCGAAGTTCAAACCGATTTATGTGCTGGACATTCCCGACGACTACCAGTTCATGGATGACGAATTGGGGGAGCTGATCCGATCCGCTGCTGAGCCGATCATTGAACGACTCCGACAGAGTTCACTGGGACCGGACAGATGA
- a CDS encoding glycosyl hydrolase family 95 catalytic domain-containing protein — MTSDALPEVRRLMLEGRSRQAFDHWRQAMAANGHPEIVNTPAYHPAYTMTIERQDTGDVEDYLRTVDFMTGEVVVRFRSAEGRWANKTFVSRKDNVIVQLFESPDGLPVSLDINVVDQSHGLTDDVERIDADLSKNWITARCKYNKTPRGYEGTTRVVCDGGATEQVDGVVRCSNAKRILLLTRITDLESFEDSKLNDIQADLSRLPADYGSLLMRHETLHRTAMQRMTIDLDNSDDRYLSSEELIAKQHQADNILPAFLQKMFNVGRYALLSSSGELPPTLSGVWNGNHKPAWSNDFTLDTNLNQQIAGASTCGLPESIAAYLNLIEEIAPSWEVNAKNIYGFRGITSGARTSGRENYHTHFGKWPGHCWTAGAAWLIYPIYEHYLVTGDQEFLKKHALPLMEKNVLFYEDFLTEVDENGKFVFVPSYSPEHLPAQSINAVQDIAAGKQAISNLVQAYEDLKIKPNRVVELKAMLEKFPSYRVDQEGAFQEWAYAGFKEDFDHRHMSHSYPVWPAHELNWESDPDFMTAMRVALEQRLPQDWSGHCFAVRSFCAARTKYPQLFWQNLFTLMRYDYIQPNLITLHNPGWLPNTDVLCGVPAMVTEALVYSNPGEIELLPAWSPKLVTFRLAPIVGHFEPDPSAECNGMA; from the coding sequence GTGACCTCCGATGCATTGCCTGAAGTACGGCGATTGATGCTGGAAGGCAGGTCTCGCCAGGCATTCGATCATTGGCGCCAGGCCATGGCTGCCAACGGCCATCCGGAAATCGTCAATACACCGGCTTACCATCCGGCCTACACGATGACCATTGAGCGTCAGGATACGGGCGATGTCGAAGACTATTTGCGAACGGTTGATTTCATGACGGGAGAGGTCGTCGTCCGGTTTCGCAGCGCCGAGGGCCGCTGGGCCAATAAGACATTTGTGTCCCGCAAAGATAACGTGATTGTACAGCTGTTTGAATCGCCCGATGGCTTGCCGGTCAGTCTGGATATCAACGTGGTGGATCAGTCGCACGGATTGACGGATGACGTCGAACGAATCGACGCGGACCTGTCAAAGAATTGGATCACGGCGCGATGCAAGTACAACAAAACCCCGCGAGGCTACGAAGGCACGACACGTGTCGTTTGCGACGGCGGGGCGACTGAACAGGTCGACGGTGTGGTACGATGTTCCAACGCAAAACGGATTCTTCTGCTGACTCGAATTACCGATCTTGAGAGCTTTGAAGATTCCAAGCTGAACGACATCCAAGCAGATCTTTCACGCCTGCCGGCTGACTACGGAAGCTTGCTGATGCGTCACGAAACGCTGCATCGGACCGCAATGCAGCGGATGACGATCGACCTGGACAACTCGGACGATCGCTATTTGTCTTCCGAAGAGCTGATTGCGAAGCAGCATCAAGCCGACAACATCCTTCCGGCTTTCCTTCAGAAGATGTTCAACGTGGGACGCTATGCTCTGCTTTCTTCCAGCGGAGAACTGCCGCCGACGTTGAGCGGGGTGTGGAACGGAAATCACAAACCAGCGTGGTCCAACGACTTCACGCTCGACACCAACCTAAACCAGCAGATTGCCGGGGCCAGTACTTGCGGGTTGCCGGAATCGATAGCCGCCTACTTGAACCTGATCGAGGAGATCGCGCCCTCGTGGGAGGTGAATGCGAAAAACATCTACGGCTTCCGCGGGATCACGTCGGGTGCACGTACGTCCGGGCGAGAAAACTATCACACGCACTTTGGTAAATGGCCGGGGCATTGCTGGACGGCGGGCGCGGCGTGGCTGATCTATCCGATTTACGAACACTATCTTGTCACGGGCGACCAAGAATTCCTGAAGAAGCACGCCTTGCCGTTGATGGAAAAGAACGTGCTCTTCTATGAAGACTTTCTGACCGAGGTAGATGAAAACGGTAAATTCGTTTTCGTGCCCTCTTACTCACCAGAGCATTTGCCTGCCCAGTCGATCAACGCCGTGCAAGATATCGCTGCGGGTAAGCAGGCGATCAGCAATCTGGTTCAGGCCTATGAGGACTTAAAGATCAAGCCAAACCGAGTGGTCGAACTGAAGGCCATGCTTGAGAAGTTCCCGTCCTATCGAGTTGATCAAGAAGGAGCGTTTCAAGAATGGGCCTATGCCGGATTCAAGGAGGATTTCGATCACCGCCACATGTCGCACAGTTATCCTGTTTGGCCGGCGCATGAATTGAACTGGGAGAGTGATCCGGATTTCATGACCGCGATGCGAGTTGCCCTTGAGCAACGTCTTCCGCAGGATTGGTCCGGTCATTGTTTCGCGGTGCGTTCCTTTTGTGCCGCACGAACCAAGTACCCACAGTTGTTTTGGCAAAACCTGTTTACGTTGATGCGTTACGACTACATCCAACCGAACCTGATCACGCTGCATAATCCCGGTTGGCTTCCGAACACGGACGTGCTCTGCGGAGTGCCCGCGATGGTGACCGAAGCATTGGTCTATTCCAATCCCGGAGAGATCGAGTTGCTTCCGGCTTGGTCGCCAAAGCTAGTCACATTCCGGCTGGCGCCGATCGTCGGGCATTTCGAGCCTGACCCGTCCGCTGAGTGCAATGGCATGGCCTAG
- a CDS encoding glycoside hydrolase N-terminal domain-containing protein — MKARSAVFILVTTIALGGIVSAKAGTPIPLDKRAAVMSLPGMCSTQPANRWDGGLVTGNGVMGATVLGQPYQERIVFNHERLSDRSWMSVHCRP, encoded by the coding sequence ATGAAAGCCCGGTCGGCTGTTTTTATCCTCGTCACTACCATCGCGTTGGGCGGAATCGTTTCAGCCAAAGCGGGGACTCCCATTCCGCTGGACAAGCGGGCTGCTGTCATGAGTCTTCCGGGTATGTGCAGCACGCAACCGGCAAACCGATGGGATGGCGGCCTGGTGACGGGCAATGGCGTGATGGGGGCGACTGTCTTGGGCCAGCCCTATCAAGAAAGAATCGTCTTCAACCACGAACGTCTTTCCGACCGTTCCTGGATGAGCGTCCACTGCCGCCCGTGA
- a CDS encoding sigma-70 family RNA polymerase sigma factor produces MPGKRPEPSFEFVQLLTSHQSRLYAYVLSLLGDRTQAEDVMQETNAVLWRKSHDFKLGTNFGAWMLKIAYFQVMAHRRRLTRDRLVFDDDFLRDIAEGAEQQCEWQGEKQRRLGDCIGKLTDRYQELIRRRYTEGATLKSIAAQSGQSENSIKQALFRARAALIECVKGQRREEVI; encoded by the coding sequence ATGCCCGGAAAACGACCAGAACCATCCTTCGAATTCGTACAGCTTCTGACCAGCCATCAGAGCCGACTATACGCCTATGTACTGTCGCTTCTTGGCGACCGCACTCAGGCGGAGGACGTCATGCAGGAGACCAATGCCGTTCTCTGGCGCAAATCGCATGACTTCAAACTGGGCACCAACTTCGGTGCCTGGATGCTCAAAATCGCCTACTTCCAGGTCATGGCTCACCGCCGCAGACTCACCCGGGATCGCCTTGTTTTCGACGATGACTTCCTTCGAGACATCGCTGAAGGCGCGGAGCAGCAGTGCGAGTGGCAGGGAGAAAAACAACGACGTCTGGGCGACTGCATCGGAAAACTAACCGATCGGTATCAGGAACTCATCCGCCGTCGATACACCGAAGGTGCCACTCTGAAATCCATAGCCGCTCAAAGCGGTCAGTCAGAGAACTCAATCAAGCAGGCCCTTTTCAGAGCGCGCGCCGCTTTAATCGAGTGCGTCAAAGGTCAACGCCGGGAGGAAGTTATATGA
- a CDS encoding protein-tyrosine phosphatase family protein: protein MSIPLTFTHPSKPTPCNRTYWVVDDLLLAGAYPGRPDPADHRQRIKSLYDAGMRTFINLQEENETNNSGVPFVRYDDELRRLADQQNDPIAHLRFPISDGGTTSVDRMRSILDAIDLSLAANRPVYVHCFGGMGRTGSAICCWLQRHGLASPENVLGLLTQLRQADVERASWKALENESQEGFVLSWTKNQDS, encoded by the coding sequence TTGAGTATCCCACTCACGTTCACCCACCCATCCAAGCCGACGCCGTGTAACCGCACGTATTGGGTCGTCGATGATTTATTGCTCGCGGGGGCGTATCCAGGTCGGCCAGATCCAGCAGATCATCGCCAGCGGATCAAGTCGCTGTATGACGCTGGCATGCGGACGTTCATCAATTTGCAAGAAGAGAACGAGACGAACAATTCTGGCGTGCCCTTCGTTCGCTATGACGACGAACTCCGCCGACTCGCGGACCAGCAAAACGACCCGATCGCCCATCTTCGTTTTCCGATTTCCGACGGCGGCACAACTTCGGTTGATCGGATGCGAAGCATTCTGGATGCAATCGACCTTTCGCTCGCCGCCAATCGTCCCGTTTATGTTCACTGCTTCGGCGGCATGGGGCGAACGGGATCGGCGATTTGTTGCTGGCTCCAACGGCACGGTCTTGCGTCACCCGAGAACGTGCTGGGCTTGCTAACTCAATTGCGACAAGCGGACGTGGAACGAGCGAGTTGGAAAGCACTAGAAAACGAATCGCAAGAAGGCTTTGTACTGTCGTGGACCAAGAATCAAGACAGCTAA
- a CDS encoding sulfatase family protein, with amino-acid sequence MPRTLKLGHQRSRSGWIRCRQQRDPCASRIARCVQRSTVLRLYSFWARVMERQEHGKSTGQIVDRFEMRILMCDRDNVRTRLFTSLCLFAGFCLLQSQLACAEQRPPNILFLFADDQPPNCLGCMGNQHIKTPNLDRLARRGVVFQNAFATTAICCSNRACLMTGQHMIRHGVEDFIEPLSAAAFDETYPVLLRKSGYRTGYLGKFAVGNPGRRDRQLCLPADKFDKWYGFPQSISFRQEVDGETRYLTEVMTEKAVEFLRESDSEQPFCLTVAFKEPHGPFDYFDPNAPNTYEDADLPRPETCTSEDYEALPEFLQESLGGDGAKRRVDGGDRGLQELRTVYRLVSRLDASVGVILDELEDLGLAENTVVIYSSDHGLLLGDHGLSGKWLMYENSIRVPMIVYDPRIATEQSGSRREEMVLSIDVAPTILSIAGVDPPESMQGKDMMPLVRDKSVAWREHFFYQHTYQTDPPRSPIPSTEGIRTKDWKFVRFPDTQPVYQQLFDLKNDPLERKNLASESQHASRLRELRQLCDDAPEQLR; translated from the coding sequence ATGCCGCGTACACTGAAGTTAGGCCATCAGCGATCGAGGTCGGGATGGATTCGTTGTCGTCAGCAGCGAGATCCGTGTGCGTCTCGAATCGCACGATGCGTCCAACGCAGTACGGTGCTTCGCCTATACTCCTTCTGGGCACGAGTCATGGAACGCCAGGAACATGGAAAGAGTACCGGCCAAATAGTTGATAGGTTCGAGATGAGAATACTTATGTGCGATCGAGACAATGTCCGGACAAGACTGTTCACCAGTCTCTGTTTGTTTGCTGGTTTTTGCCTGCTCCAATCGCAATTGGCATGTGCAGAGCAGCGACCACCAAATATTCTGTTCTTGTTTGCCGATGACCAGCCTCCTAATTGCTTGGGATGCATGGGGAACCAGCACATAAAGACACCCAATCTAGATCGCCTGGCACGCCGTGGTGTCGTGTTTCAAAACGCATTTGCGACGACAGCGATCTGCTGTTCCAACCGAGCTTGCTTGATGACCGGACAGCACATGATCAGGCATGGAGTCGAGGATTTCATTGAGCCCCTATCGGCCGCCGCATTCGACGAAACGTATCCCGTCCTGCTTCGCAAATCCGGATACCGAACCGGCTACCTGGGGAAGTTTGCGGTGGGCAATCCGGGGCGAAGAGATCGGCAACTCTGCCTGCCGGCGGATAAGTTTGACAAGTGGTATGGCTTTCCGCAAAGCATCAGTTTTCGCCAAGAAGTTGATGGGGAGACTCGCTACCTCACCGAGGTCATGACCGAGAAGGCGGTGGAGTTTCTGCGTGAATCTGATTCGGAACAACCGTTCTGCCTGACGGTGGCTTTTAAAGAACCCCATGGGCCATTCGACTACTTTGACCCGAATGCTCCCAACACTTACGAGGACGCAGATCTTCCGCGTCCTGAGACTTGTACAAGCGAAGACTACGAAGCTTTACCTGAATTTTTACAAGAGTCTCTCGGAGGAGACGGGGCAAAGCGACGGGTCGATGGCGGCGATCGCGGTTTGCAAGAGTTGCGTACTGTCTATCGGCTCGTATCGCGATTGGACGCTTCGGTCGGAGTGATTCTCGATGAGCTTGAAGACCTGGGGCTCGCTGAAAACACCGTCGTGATCTATTCATCGGATCACGGGCTGCTACTGGGAGATCACGGATTGTCGGGAAAATGGCTCATGTACGAGAACTCTATCCGAGTGCCAATGATCGTTTACGATCCACGCATTGCGACTGAACAGTCTGGCTCGCGACGCGAAGAAATGGTTTTGAGTATCGACGTTGCGCCTACGATTCTTTCGATCGCTGGAGTCGATCCTCCAGAGTCGATGCAGGGGAAGGACATGATGCCTCTGGTGAGAGACAAATCGGTGGCATGGAGAGAGCATTTCTTCTACCAGCACACGTACCAAACGGACCCTCCGCGCTCGCCAATTCCGAGCACCGAAGGTATCCGCACGAAGGATTGGAAATTCGTCCGTTTTCCAGATACCCAGCCTGTCTATCAGCAACTGTTCGATTTGAAGAACGATCCGCTAGAACGGAAAAACCTTGCCTCCGAAAGCCAGCACGCTTCCCGGCTAAGAGAACTACGTCAACTGTGTGATGACGCGCCCGAACAGCTTCGGTAG
- a CDS encoding sulfatase, which produces MRFQHVLKALILSLIGMPSIALAEEKPNIVIILTDDQGYADVSYNPHSPPEVSTPNIDALAHSSVICTQGYTSGHVCSPTRAGLMTGRYQQRFGIYTAGEGGSGVPLDEVFIPQRLQPAGYVSGALGKWHLGLTEEYHAMNRGFDEFYGFMGRGAHPYFDHSDMDHPIYRGLKPIEEEGYLTTRITEEAVDFINRHKEEPFFLYVAYNAVHAPPEAPEEDIKKVTGDETRDTLMAMIKHLDMGVGEIVNTLKKHDIFDNTLLVFLTDNGGSGAMNANNAPLRGFKQMDYEGGVHVPFIVSWPAQLEGGKKCDVPMWSTDLFATALDAAGLPMPKDKPLDGKSILPTLKGETDKLHDELYWSSAGANGKWAIRSGNWKLVAEKDRIELFDLEKDLSETTDLAAKHPKVVSELRDKYNAWLDEMADPVSKQEKRWNPDAGAPAKKMSKEEKKAAREKEKAERIKAREAKKSSQTPKSSK; this is translated from the coding sequence ATGAGATTTCAACACGTACTGAAAGCATTGATCCTCAGTTTGATCGGAATGCCCTCCATCGCCCTGGCGGAAGAGAAACCGAACATCGTCATCATTCTCACAGATGATCAGGGCTATGCCGATGTCAGCTACAACCCGCACTCCCCGCCAGAAGTCAGTACACCGAATATCGATGCTCTCGCACATTCGTCCGTCATCTGTACTCAGGGCTATACCAGTGGGCACGTGTGTTCGCCGACTCGTGCAGGACTCATGACAGGTCGCTATCAGCAACGATTTGGAATCTACACAGCAGGGGAGGGAGGCTCAGGCGTTCCGCTTGATGAAGTTTTCATTCCCCAACGACTCCAGCCAGCCGGTTACGTCTCTGGTGCATTGGGTAAGTGGCATCTCGGACTCACTGAAGAGTACCACGCCATGAATCGAGGGTTCGATGAGTTCTATGGCTTTATGGGACGCGGGGCACATCCCTACTTTGACCACTCAGACATGGATCACCCCATTTATCGTGGCCTCAAACCCATCGAAGAAGAAGGCTACCTCACCACTCGAATCACGGAGGAAGCGGTCGATTTTATCAACCGCCACAAGGAGGAGCCTTTCTTCCTCTATGTCGCTTACAACGCAGTGCATGCTCCACCGGAGGCCCCCGAAGAAGACATCAAGAAAGTTACTGGCGACGAAACACGCGACACGCTCATGGCCATGATTAAGCACCTCGATATGGGAGTGGGCGAGATTGTGAACACGCTGAAGAAACACGACATTTTTGACAATACACTGCTAGTCTTTCTCACGGACAATGGCGGTTCCGGTGCCATGAACGCCAACAATGCACCGCTTCGCGGCTTCAAGCAGATGGACTACGAAGGCGGAGTTCATGTCCCGTTCATTGTGTCGTGGCCGGCCCAACTGGAAGGCGGGAAAAAATGCGACGTGCCCATGTGGTCGACTGATTTGTTTGCTACGGCTCTCGACGCTGCTGGGCTTCCGATGCCAAAGGACAAACCTCTGGATGGTAAGAGCATCCTGCCCACCCTCAAAGGTGAAACCGACAAACTCCACGACGAATTGTACTGGAGTTCTGCGGGTGCCAATGGAAAGTGGGCCATCCGCAGCGGGAATTGGAAATTGGTCGCAGAGAAAGATCGTATTGAACTCTTCGATCTCGAAAAAGATCTCAGCGAAACCACCGACCTTGCTGCAAAACACCCGAAAGTCGTTTCCGAACTCAGGGACAAATACAATGCATGGCTCGACGAAATGGCAGACCCGGTAAGCAAGCAGGAAAAGCGCTGGAATCCTGATGCCGGTGCACCAGCCAAAAAAATGTCGAAAGAAGAAAAGAAAGCAGCACGCGAAAAAGAGAAAGCCGAACGCATCAAAGCACGCGAAGCAAAGAAGAGCAGCCAAACTCCAAAATCATCGAAATGA
- a CDS encoding AlkZ-related protein translates to MQPKRIKIFEDAYRFVLEQKICTVFGSKGSPYPSLWDNTGLSEAKPKAGGWSPKVSAVWNWKTRIPQTYPDEVFYGKVAGGDAVLIEMQHFLDEHYPRFYKPADQLGQLEQQIFEMVRLEQAYTGDLRKRAMNRLACTKSQFETALRKLQISLNIVRSNDPRHKNDFWLPMSEVHLELVEEQS, encoded by the coding sequence ATGCAACCAAAACGAATCAAGATATTTGAGGATGCTTACCGATTCGTGCTGGAACAAAAAATCTGCACGGTTTTCGGGAGCAAAGGGTCGCCGTACCCCTCTTTGTGGGACAACACCGGACTGTCCGAAGCGAAGCCCAAAGCGGGTGGATGGAGTCCCAAGGTCAGTGCGGTTTGGAATTGGAAAACCCGCATCCCTCAGACCTACCCCGATGAGGTCTTCTATGGCAAAGTCGCAGGTGGCGACGCAGTGCTGATAGAGATGCAGCACTTTCTTGATGAACACTACCCACGGTTCTACAAGCCGGCTGACCAGTTGGGTCAACTTGAGCAACAGATCTTTGAGATGGTTCGGTTGGAACAGGCCTACACAGGCGATCTTCGTAAGCGTGCGATGAACCGGCTTGCTTGTACCAAGAGCCAATTTGAAACGGCGCTCAGGAAGTTGCAAATCAGCCTGAACATCGTCCGCTCAAACGACCCTCGCCACAAAAACGATTTTTGGCTGCCCATGAGCGAGGTTCATTTGGAGCTTGTGGAAGAACAATCGTAG
- a CDS encoding PP2C family protein-serine/threonine phosphatase, whose amino-acid sequence MQNDLRAAAKIQHALLPTNLPKLSRARIAWSYLPCDELAGDILDVFQLDESRIAFYDLDVSGHGVQAALLSTTLSRWLSRASSELKENPVAVLEHLNDNFQLDVESPQFFTCCYGVLDLKSKTLSFASAGHPSPVLLRSNRAAEIYSPGFPVGIVADPDYQLQVVNLCANDRVYIFSDGAVEQIGPSGREFGVDRLLRELERHPSVSLQTSIDLCLGAVLSSTEDGITDDDISMLGIELHAT is encoded by the coding sequence ATGCAGAACGACTTGCGTGCTGCTGCCAAAATTCAACATGCGCTCTTACCTACCAATCTGCCAAAGCTCTCTCGAGCGAGGATTGCATGGTCCTACTTGCCCTGTGACGAACTAGCGGGCGACATCTTGGACGTCTTTCAGTTGGACGAATCTCGTATCGCCTTCTACGACCTTGATGTAAGTGGGCATGGTGTCCAAGCGGCATTGCTGTCGACCACGCTGAGCCGTTGGTTATCGAGGGCCTCCAGTGAATTGAAAGAGAATCCCGTCGCGGTCCTGGAACATCTCAATGACAACTTTCAACTTGACGTTGAGTCGCCTCAATTTTTTACATGCTGCTATGGAGTTTTAGATCTTAAAAGCAAAACTCTAAGCTTTGCATCGGCGGGGCACCCTTCGCCGGTTCTCCTGCGATCCAATCGAGCGGCCGAAATTTATTCACCGGGTTTCCCCGTCGGTATCGTCGCAGACCCTGACTACCAGCTGCAAGTTGTCAATCTTTGCGCAAATGATCGGGTCTACATCTTCAGTGATGGTGCTGTGGAACAAATCGGCCCTTCAGGTCGGGAGTTTGGGGTCGATCGACTTCTCCGAGAGCTAGAGCGACATCCAAGTGTTTCTTTGCAAACCAGTATCGATCTTTGCCTGGGCGCGGTGCTCAGTAGCACGGAGGATGGCATCACCGACGATGATATTTCCATGCTGGGTATTGAACTCCACGCGACATAA